One Chitinophagaceae bacterium C216 genomic window carries:
- the glpD2 gene encoding Glycerol-3-phosphate dehydrogenase 2: MQHLLNREEILKRLAQNQENWDVFVIGGGATGLGVALDAVSRGYKTLLVEQADFAKGTSSRSTKLVHGGVRYLAQGDVKLVREACIERGLLQKNAPHLVKNQTFVIPIYNFWDRIKYTIGLKVYDWIAGRLSLGKSIFISREATINALPGVKQEGLIGGVLYHDGQFDDSRLAINLAQSIAENGGVVVNYMKVVGLRKDDSGFMSGATMVDVESGQTYSVKAKAVVNATGVFVDGILKMDDPDAEPTVVASQGIHVVVDKKFLPSQHALMIPETSDGRVLFAVPWHNEVVIGTTDTPVGEPSLEPKALEKEIDFVLQTAAGYLTQPPTRKDVLSVFAGLRPLAAPQKGSQKTKEISRSHKIVVSPSNLFTIIGGKWTTFRKMGEDMVDAIEKQLGWPHKKSQTSHQKIHGFVEQINWDDPLYYYGSDMPLLKNNINGTANNWLSESLKIHEMQVRWAVRNEMARTVEDVLARRTRALLLDAKESVRICRKVAEIIASELGRSNDWKEKQINDYETLAKEYQLN; the protein is encoded by the coding sequence ATGCAACACTTATTAAATAGAGAGGAAATATTAAAAAGGCTTGCTCAAAATCAAGAGAACTGGGATGTTTTTGTAATTGGCGGAGGGGCCACTGGCCTAGGTGTTGCATTGGATGCGGTTTCTAGAGGATATAAAACTTTGCTTGTAGAACAAGCGGACTTTGCGAAGGGTACCTCTAGTAGAAGTACCAAGCTGGTACATGGTGGCGTAAGATACTTGGCCCAGGGCGATGTAAAATTAGTGCGTGAAGCATGTATCGAAAGAGGGCTACTGCAGAAGAATGCTCCGCATCTGGTAAAGAATCAAACTTTCGTAATACCGATATATAATTTCTGGGATAGAATAAAATATACGATTGGCTTAAAAGTTTACGATTGGATTGCCGGTAGATTGTCGTTAGGGAAATCTATATTTATTTCCAGAGAGGCAACGATAAATGCTTTACCCGGTGTAAAACAGGAAGGGTTGATTGGCGGGGTGTTATATCATGATGGTCAGTTTGATGATTCACGCCTAGCGATCAATTTGGCGCAGAGTATTGCAGAGAACGGAGGTGTGGTAGTGAATTACATGAAAGTAGTGGGTCTTCGAAAAGACGATAGCGGCTTCATGTCTGGGGCCACTATGGTGGATGTAGAATCGGGGCAAACTTACAGTGTAAAGGCTAAGGCTGTTGTGAACGCCACTGGGGTATTTGTAGATGGTATTTTAAAGATGGACGATCCGGATGCAGAACCCACCGTAGTTGCAAGCCAGGGAATACATGTTGTCGTTGATAAAAAGTTTTTACCATCGCAGCATGCGCTCATGATTCCCGAAACCAGTGACGGACGTGTATTGTTTGCAGTGCCCTGGCATAATGAGGTGGTAATCGGAACTACTGATACGCCGGTAGGAGAACCTAGTCTGGAACCAAAGGCGTTGGAAAAAGAAATCGACTTTGTGTTGCAAACGGCTGCAGGATATCTAACCCAACCCCCTACACGGAAAGATGTATTGAGTGTGTTTGCAGGACTTAGACCACTTGCTGCCCCGCAGAAGGGTTCTCAGAAAACTAAAGAAATTTCGAGAAGCCATAAGATAGTAGTCTCTCCGTCGAACCTGTTTACTATTATCGGTGGTAAATGGACCACCTTCAGGAAGATGGGAGAAGATATGGTGGATGCCATAGAAAAACAGTTAGGCTGGCCGCATAAGAAAAGCCAAACGAGTCATCAGAAGATTCACGGATTTGTAGAGCAAATCAATTGGGATGACCCTCTTTACTACTATGGTAGCGATATGCCATTATTGAAAAACAACATAAATGGTACGGCCAATAACTGGTTAAGTGAAAGTTTGAAAATTCATGAAATGCAGGTGCGCTGGGCAGTGCGTAATGAAATGGCTCGGACTGTAGAAGATGTTTTGGCCAGAAGAACCAGGGCTTTGTTGCTGGACGCTAAAGAAAGCGTACGCATCTGCCGGAAGGTTGCTGAAATAATTGCCAGTGAATTAGGAAGAAGTAACGATTGGAAGGAGAAACAGATTAACGATTATGAAACGCTTGCGAAAGAGTATCAGTTAAATTAA
- a CDS encoding TonB-dependent receptor P26, which translates to MILFLKTAVRKARLALLLQLLVMLSAVAFAQQRTITGVVIGSDDKQPLPNISVQVQGTSRGVMTRENGSFTIQASTGETLVFTGVGYKALNIVLKNESNLSITLERDAGSMENVVVTALGITRQEKSLGYALTKIDSSQLTEAVASNWTDALSGKVAGLDMVRSGSGPAGSNKIILRGENNLTGENEALIVVDGVVINNSSGRRSANASDNVYATNSDNLPADYGSSLNDLNPQDIESVSVLKGPAAAALYGQRGANGAIIITTKSAATKKKGQLSVRFTSNGSLESVNRYPDLQYEYGQGLGGAVYYSYGASEDGSSTSGTSSAYGPRFNGQYFYQYDPVTQARGTERTPWIPYDNINDFWNVGNNLSNNLTLDGKFGTTSLRLSGGLQNNSWIVPNTGFVRKSLALSSTTDITKKIKFSIKANYGNRKSDNLPAAGYGNQSLMYWYIFWQPNADLNWLKNYWEIGNEYKKIEYPYSSFPENPYAIVNEFINKTNRHNATGSAQINYQITPELSFMLRGNIDWMKDNREQDRPYDAGSRLPYGSVRKQDIRSWEKSFDFLFRYNKDIKKDLNLGLTFGGSQLRNEYNKSDVRADGLHMPDSLLIRLPDSVLTSPYPAIYDYKYAMYNLVYIPDTSRYQINSLYGIVNLSYKDYLFVELTGRNDWNSVLATAKRTDNVGFFYPSINTSFVLSDVAKLPSYINYAKIRASLAQVGSGSTTPYRTAYTYPLARNGTYPDSALINPRILPNENLKPLKTTTFELGTEIQMFKRRLSLDVAVYWGKTNNQILTRTVDRSSGYDAAVINAGQVNNSGVEVAINGKPIVRRNGINWSMFATFSTNRNKIVSMPDSAVLLRAGQIASGQIVASIGGSMGDVYGLGYKRSPDGQVIYDPTTGFPKVTEEIIYLGNTTPRYKMSLGNTLSYRGLSLKVLFDAQLGAVSYSLTHYKMVEQGKLKVTLPGRYNGIIGNGVLEVFDADGNVVGYRKNDVVAIDIDEYYRYHMGAYNAEGSVFKTDFLKFREASLIYSLRPKLLKKIGLKSASVGIYGRNLFIWSPWPMFDPEFGTLSGTDIVRGFEVGQFPSTRTVGFNLSIGL; encoded by the coding sequence ATGATTCTTTTTCTAAAAACTGCAGTGAGAAAGGCCAGATTGGCTCTTTTATTGCAATTGCTTGTTATGCTGTCGGCAGTTGCTTTTGCCCAGCAAAGAACAATAACTGGTGTGGTTATAGGCAGCGATGATAAACAGCCTTTACCCAATATCAGCGTTCAAGTGCAGGGAACTTCGCGGGGCGTAATGACTCGTGAAAATGGTTCATTTACTATTCAGGCCAGTACAGGCGAAACGCTGGTATTTACCGGTGTGGGGTACAAAGCCCTGAATATAGTATTAAAGAATGAATCTAATCTTTCCATAACACTCGAGCGTGATGCCGGAAGTATGGAAAATGTAGTAGTAACCGCTTTGGGTATTACCCGACAAGAAAAATCCTTGGGTTACGCTCTTACCAAAATTGATAGCTCACAGCTTACCGAAGCGGTGGCTTCCAACTGGACTGATGCGCTTTCCGGTAAAGTAGCGGGATTGGACATGGTACGCTCCGGCTCTGGTCCTGCAGGCTCCAACAAAATTATTTTGCGTGGTGAAAACAACCTTACCGGTGAAAATGAAGCGCTGATTGTAGTGGATGGAGTGGTTATTAATAACAGTAGTGGACGTCGTTCGGCCAATGCGTCAGACAACGTATACGCTACTAACAGTGATAACCTACCTGCAGACTATGGTAGCTCACTCAACGACCTTAACCCTCAAGATATCGAAAGTGTTTCGGTGTTGAAAGGTCCGGCTGCGGCAGCGTTGTATGGACAAAGAGGCGCCAATGGTGCTATTATCATTACCACCAAATCTGCAGCAACCAAGAAAAAGGGTCAGTTGAGCGTTCGCTTTACTTCAAATGGTTCGTTAGAATCTGTTAACCGCTATCCCGATCTTCAGTATGAATATGGTCAAGGTCTGGGAGGTGCTGTTTATTATTCTTACGGAGCTAGTGAAGATGGTTCTAGCACCAGCGGTACCAGTTCTGCATATGGTCCTCGTTTTAATGGACAATATTTCTATCAGTACGATCCTGTAACACAGGCTAGGGGAACAGAAAGAACACCATGGATTCCCTACGATAATATCAACGATTTCTGGAATGTAGGAAATAACCTGTCTAACAACCTCACTCTTGATGGTAAATTCGGAACCACTTCACTTCGCTTGTCTGGTGGTCTTCAAAATAACTCATGGATTGTTCCGAATACCGGTTTTGTGAGAAAGTCATTAGCGTTATCATCTACTACAGATATTACTAAAAAAATAAAATTCTCCATTAAGGCCAACTACGGTAACAGAAAGAGTGACAACTTGCCAGCTGCGGGTTATGGTAACCAGTCATTGATGTATTGGTATATCTTCTGGCAACCGAATGCTGACCTCAACTGGTTGAAAAATTACTGGGAAATCGGTAACGAGTATAAAAAAATCGAATACCCCTATAGTTCATTCCCAGAGAATCCTTATGCTATCGTAAATGAATTTATCAACAAAACCAACAGACATAATGCTACCGGAAGTGCTCAAATCAACTATCAAATAACTCCGGAGTTAAGCTTCATGCTGCGTGGTAATATTGACTGGATGAAAGATAACCGCGAGCAGGATCGTCCATATGATGCCGGTTCGCGCTTGCCTTATGGTTCTGTGAGAAAGCAGGATATTCGTAGCTGGGAAAAGAGCTTTGACTTCCTGTTCCGATATAATAAGGACATAAAAAAAGACCTGAACTTGGGTTTAACTTTCGGGGGTAGCCAGCTGAGAAACGAGTACAACAAGTCGGATGTAAGAGCTGATGGTTTGCATATGCCTGATTCCTTATTGATTCGTTTGCCTGATTCCGTACTTACATCTCCTTATCCGGCAATCTACGATTATAAATATGCCATGTATAATTTGGTATATATTCCGGATACCAGCCGATATCAGATCAATAGCTTGTACGGTATTGTTAACTTAAGTTATAAGGACTATCTATTTGTAGAACTTACCGGAAGAAACGACTGGAATAGTGTGTTGGCAACAGCCAAAAGAACGGATAATGTAGGATTCTTCTATCCTTCTATTAATACTAGCTTTGTGCTGTCTGATGTTGCTAAACTGCCTTCTTATATTAACTATGCAAAGATTAGAGCATCACTGGCTCAGGTAGGTAGTGGTTCTACCACTCCTTATCGCACGGCATATACTTATCCGTTGGCACGTAATGGTACCTATCCTGACAGTGCTTTAATAAACCCTCGAATTTTGCCTAATGAAAACTTAAAACCACTGAAGACTACCACTTTTGAACTGGGTACCGAAATACAAATGTTCAAAAGAAGATTAAGTCTGGACGTGGCAGTATACTGGGGCAAAACCAACAATCAGATTCTTACTAGAACCGTTGACCGCTCATCAGGATACGATGCAGCTGTAATCAATGCCGGTCAGGTAAATAACAGCGGTGTGGAAGTAGCAATTAACGGTAAGCCTATTGTAAGGAGAAACGGCATTAACTGGAGCATGTTTGCCACATTCTCTACCAACAGAAACAAAATTGTTTCCATGCCGGATAGTGCGGTACTGTTAAGAGCTGGACAAATAGCCAGCGGTCAGATTGTAGCTTCGATAGGCGGTAGTATGGGCGATGTGTATGGCTTGGGATATAAGCGTAGTCCGGATGGACAGGTAATCTACGATCCCACTACCGGATTCCCTAAAGTTACCGAGGAAATCATCTACTTAGGAAATACCACTCCTAGATACAAAATGAGCTTGGGTAATACGCTAAGCTATAGGGGACTTAGCTTGAAAGTATTGTTCGATGCACAATTGGGAGCTGTTTCTTACTCCTTGACACACTACAAGATGGTGGAACAGGGTAAGCTGAAGGTAACATTACCCGGACGCTATAACGGTATAATCGGTAATGGTGTGTTGGAGGTATTTGATGCTGATGGTAACGTAGTAGGATACAGAAAGAATGATGTGGTAGCTATAGACATCGATGAATATTACAGGTATCACATGGGAGCCTATAATGCAGAGGGTAGCGTATTTAAAACAGATTTTCTCAAATTCCGTGAAGCCAGCCTGATATACAGTCTCAGACCCAAATTATTGAAGAAGATTGGACTGAAATCTGCGTCAGTAGGTATCTACGGTCGAAACTTGTTTATTTGGTCTCCATGGCCCATGTTTGATCCTGAGTTTGGTACACTTAGCGGTACTGATATTGTTAGAGGTTTTGAAGTGGGGCAATTCCCATCTACCCGCACTGTAGGTTTTAATTTATCCATTGGACTTTAA
- the lptB gene encoding Lipopolysaccharide export system ATP-binding protein LptB has translation MTIRTQNLVKRYGQRTVVNNVSFEVHQGEIVGLLGPNGAGKTTSFYQVVGLIKPDEGDVFLNDENITKLPMYKRAQMGIGYLPQEASVFRKLSVEDNIAAVLEMTKLSKEEQKKKLEELIAEFRLEHVRKSNGDVLSGGERRRTEIARALAVNPKFILLDEPFAGIDPIAVEDIQSIVARLKYKNIGILITDHNVNETLSICDRAYLLIDGKIFEKGTAEELAANEQVRKLYLGRNFELKRKDYLYEEVKINTQEPQ, from the coding sequence ATGACAATTCGAACTCAAAATCTGGTGAAACGTTACGGGCAACGCACCGTTGTAAACAACGTATCCTTTGAAGTGCATCAGGGAGAAATCGTGGGATTGTTAGGTCCTAACGGAGCCGGAAAAACTACTTCCTTTTATCAGGTAGTGGGGTTGATTAAGCCAGATGAAGGTGATGTATTCCTGAATGATGAGAACATTACCAAATTGCCTATGTACAAACGTGCGCAGATGGGCATCGGCTATCTGCCACAGGAAGCTTCTGTTTTCAGAAAACTGAGCGTAGAAGATAATATTGCGGCAGTACTGGAAATGACCAAACTGAGTAAAGAAGAACAGAAGAAAAAATTGGAAGAACTGATTGCTGAGTTCCGTCTGGAGCATGTTCGTAAAAGCAATGGGGATGTATTAAGCGGGGGAGAAAGAAGACGTACGGAGATTGCTCGCGCACTAGCCGTAAATCCTAAATTTATTTTACTTGATGAGCCATTTGCCGGAATCGACCCCATTGCCGTGGAGGACATCCAAAGCATTGTTGCCCGCTTGAAATATAAAAATATCGGCATACTTATTACTGACCATAACGTAAACGAAACACTTTCCATTTGCGACAGAGCTTATTTGCTGATTGATGGAAAAATTTTCGAAAAAGGTACTGCCGAAGAGCTCGCTGCCAATGAACAAGTACGCAAACTTTATTTGGGACGAAATTTTGAACTGAAACGTAAAGATTATTTGTACGAAGAGGTAAAAATCAATACCCAAGAACCCCAATAG